From Pongo pygmaeus isolate AG05252 chromosome 2, NHGRI_mPonPyg2-v2.0_pri, whole genome shotgun sequence, a single genomic window includes:
- the LOC129032971 gene encoding LOW QUALITY PROTEIN: cytochrome P450 2J5-like (The sequence of the model RefSeq protein was modified relative to this genomic sequence to represent the inferred CDS: substituted 2 bases at 2 genomic stop codons), translated as MLSLLSGLALTAVFFLLLKLGTFCWDRSCLPPGPLSFPILGNLWQLCFQLHPETLLQLAQTHGSVFTVRVSPIPIVVLSCFRAVKAALVSNSEQFSGRSLTPLFQDLFGERGRAAPPAVQGEAARWSLHSGSRGWLRAVNREGTARTCVRGGGGMTRNQLWRLKDLDSSLNPSPGQLWDPGQLYDVFPWALRHLPGPHQEIFRYQEVVRSFICQEITRHKLRAPEASKDFISCYLAQISKAMVDPVSTFNQENLVQVVIDLLLGGTDTTATTLRWALIHMIQHRAVQERVQLELEEVLGAAPVVCYEDHKXLPYTRAVLHEVKRLSSVVAVGAVRQCVTSTRVCSYPMSKGTVILPNLASVLYDPECRETPRQFNPGHFSDKDGNSVASEAFLPFSAGHRVYPADQLAXMELFLMFVTLLRTFRFQLPEGSPGLKLEYIFGGTLQPQPQEICAVPHLSSHSPGPREDGL; from the exons ATGCTCTCCCTGCTCAGTGGGCTGGCTTTGACGGCCGTCTTCTTCCTGCTCCTGAAACTTGGCACCTTCTGCTGGGACAGGAGCTGTCTTCCTCCTGGCCCACTCTCCTTCCCCATCCTTGGAAACCTGTGGCAGCTATGCTTTCAGCTGCACCCAGAGACACTGCTCCAG CTGGCACAGACCCACGGCAGTGTGTTCACCGTGCGGGTGAGCCCAATCCCCATTGTGGTGCTTAGTTGCTTCCGGGCAGTGAAGGCAGCGCTGGTCTCCAACTCGGAGCAATTCTCTGGCAGGTCCCTCACCCCGCTCTTCCAGGACCTGTTTGGAGAACGAGGCAGGGCTGCCCCTCCTGCTGTGCAGGGGGAGGCGGCTAGATGGTCACTACACTCAGGGAGTCGGGGCTGGCTCAGAGCTGTTAACAGAGAGGGGACTGCCAGGACCTGtgtgaggggtgggggtggtatGACAAGGAACCAGCTCTGGCGGTTGAAAGACCTGGATTCAAGTCTCAACCCAAGCCCTGGCCAGCTCTGGGACCCTGGACAA CTGTACGACGTATTTCCCTGGGCCCTCCGTCACCTCCCAGGACCCCACCAGGAGATATTTAGGTACCAAGAGGTCGTGCGGAGCTTCATCTGCCAGGAGATCACCAGGCACAAACTCAGGGCACCGGAGGCCTCCAAGGACTTCATCAGCTGCTACCTGGCCCAGATCTCCAAG GCCATGGTTGACCCCGTCTCCACATTCAATCAGGAGAACCTGGTCCAGGTGGTGATCGACCTGCTTCTGGGAGGCACCGACACCACGGCCACCACCCTGCGCTGGGCACTCATCCACATGATCCAGCACAGAGCTGTCCAGG AGAGGGTGCAGCTGGAGCTGGAAGAGGTCCTGGGTGCTGCCCCGGTTGTCTGCTATGAAGACCACAAGTGACTGCCTTACACCCGTGCTGTCCTCCACGAGGTGAAGCGCCTCAGCAGTGTCGTGGCCGTGGGTGCCGTGCGCCAGTGTGTGACCTCCACACGTGTGTGCAGCTATCCCATGAGCAAG GGCACCGTCATCTTACCCAACCTGGCCTCTGTGCTCTATGACCCTGAGTGCCGGGAGACTCCTCGACAGTTCAACCCTGGCCACTTCTCGGACAAGGATGGAAACTCTGTGGCCAGTGAGGCCTTCCTGCCATTCTCTGCAG gGCATCGTGTGTACCCAGCGGACCAGCTGGCTTGAATGGAGCTCTTCCTGATGTTTGTCACCCTCCTCAGGACCTTTCGGTTCCAACTGCCAGAAGGGAGCCCGGGGCTCAAGCTGGAGTACATCTTTGGGGGCACTTTACAACCCCAGCCCCAGGAGATCTGCGCAGTGCCCCACCTGAGCAGCCACAGCCCTGGTCCTAGGGAGGATGGCCTTTAG